From Schistocerca cancellata isolate TAMUIC-IGC-003103 chromosome 6, iqSchCanc2.1, whole genome shotgun sequence, a single genomic window includes:
- the LOC126088616 gene encoding neuropeptide-like 3 has product MKFLVVLCVVLAAAAATPLPEPGYLGAGLVAPAIAPAIAAPAIAAPVLAPRVVGIGGVLAAPQPLAVAAAVPHAKIILG; this is encoded by the coding sequence GTGGTGCTCTGCGTGGTGCTGGCCGCGGCGGCGGCGACCCCGCTGCCTGAGCCTGGCTACCTGGGCGCCGGCCTCGTCGCCCCCGCTATCGCCCCCGCCatcgccgcccccgccatcgccgcCCCCGTGCTCGCCCCCCGCGTCGTCGGCATCGGTGGCGTCCTCGCCGCCCCGCAGCCGCTGGCTGTCGCCGCCGCTGTGCCTCACGCCAAGATCATCCTGGGCTAA